In Desulfosediminicola ganghwensis, a single window of DNA contains:
- a CDS encoding IS91 family transposase: MDIKSLINKYFDLYMIRHGGNAIPEQLRALRDIQQCRTPQSGELYARCPDCQHGEWRPLSCGNRHCPTCLNHQTSSWLDKQQAKLMPVPYFLATFTLPYELRYLAYGHQKTVYSLMFKCVAEVLRSFAANPKHLGAEIGMTMILHTHARDLSFHPHIHVLIPGGGIDKRFGKWRKVKNDYLFNGFALAKTFRGKFLDMLKSTGLSLPQNLPEKWVAHCECVGNGFPALKYLARYLYRGVISEKNIVASHNGNVTFKYRDSRTDELRYSTVKAEDFLNILVKHVLPRGFRRVRDYGFLHANARKIRTLIQLILHVFTPIVPKQRQRPKYSCPKCKAAMLVIRFRFDYGRSG, from the coding sequence ATGGACATTAAATCACTCATCAACAAATACTTCGACCTGTACATGATTCGTCATGGCGGCAATGCCATCCCAGAGCAACTGAGGGCTTTGAGGGACATACAGCAGTGTCGAACCCCTCAATCTGGCGAACTCTATGCACGATGCCCTGATTGCCAGCATGGAGAATGGCGCCCCCTCTCGTGCGGCAACCGCCACTGCCCAACCTGCCTCAATCACCAGACCAGTTCCTGGCTTGATAAACAGCAGGCGAAGCTCATGCCGGTCCCCTACTTCCTGGCCACCTTTACCTTACCATATGAACTGCGATACCTGGCATACGGGCACCAGAAAACTGTCTATTCCCTGATGTTCAAATGCGTCGCTGAAGTCCTTAGATCCTTTGCTGCGAACCCAAAACATCTTGGAGCGGAGATCGGCATGACCATGATCCTGCACACCCACGCGCGAGACCTCTCGTTTCACCCCCACATTCATGTACTCATCCCTGGCGGCGGTATAGATAAACGATTCGGCAAGTGGAGAAAGGTGAAAAATGACTATCTCTTCAATGGATTTGCCCTGGCCAAAACCTTCCGCGGCAAATTCCTCGACATGCTGAAATCAACAGGCCTGTCCCTGCCTCAAAATCTGCCTGAAAAGTGGGTTGCCCATTGTGAATGCGTGGGCAATGGCTTCCCGGCCCTGAAATATCTGGCCAGATATCTCTATCGAGGCGTCATCAGCGAGAAAAATATTGTGGCAAGTCACAACGGAAATGTCACTTTCAAGTACCGTGACAGTAGGACTGATGAGCTAAGATATTCCACAGTAAAAGCAGAGGATTTCCTGAACATCCTGGTCAAGCATGTCCTGCCGAGAGGCTTCAGACGCGTGCGGGATTACGGTTTTCTGCACGCCAATGCCAGAAAAATCAGAACCCTCATTCAGCTTATACTGCATGTCTTTACCCCAATAGTGCCAAAACAGCGGCAAAGGCCAAAGTATTCCTGCCCAAAATGCAAGGCGGCTATGCTGGTGATACGCTTTCGATTCGACTACGGCAGATCAGGATAA
- a CDS encoding transposase produces the protein MAKYKPYSYAQGMFIPVFFSEQIQKGTFEYTLNYLVDHELDLSIFDARFTNDETGAPAYDPRILLKIILFAYSRGITSSRAISECCEKNILFMALSANTRPHFTTIASFVSSMDKEVVSLFLQVLLICDQQNLIGREMFAIDGCKLPSNASKEWSGTKADLTKKVEKIERALHRMIIRHKSMDLEKIEPEVRDHEEKYKKKLQKSAAKIRDWLKDHDDRRGSGGKPVKSNITDNDSAKMATSKGVIQGYVGVASVDKKHQVIVGAEAYGQGSESNLLVPSLKSIQSNLEQIGDQDVFGKAKVVADSGYHSEKNLEYLYTENIDGYVADTRFRKRDPRFATAERYKDLPAYHFATRAGGKRLFRPEHFTFADDLSHAICPAGKKLYRNGCNAKVKDYQAYKFKGAKRDCLPCQLRRECLRKPEKTEARQLAYFPGKKRNGNERFTEKMKRKIDSTIGRAIYGMRLAVGEPPFGHIRSTMKLDRFSLRGKRKVNAQWNLFCMVHNLKKIHSYGAVVGS, from the coding sequence ATGGCCAAATACAAGCCGTATTCATACGCTCAGGGGATGTTCATACCAGTATTCTTCAGTGAGCAGATACAAAAAGGGACTTTCGAGTACACCCTGAACTATCTGGTCGATCACGAACTCGACCTTTCCATCTTTGATGCCAGGTTCACCAACGACGAAACTGGTGCCCCAGCCTATGACCCACGGATCTTGCTGAAGATTATCCTGTTTGCCTATTCACGAGGTATTACTTCTAGTCGTGCAATTTCCGAGTGCTGTGAAAAAAACATCCTTTTCATGGCCCTTTCAGCCAATACCAGACCCCACTTCACAACAATTGCCAGTTTCGTTTCCAGTATGGACAAAGAGGTTGTCTCTCTCTTTCTTCAAGTACTGCTGATCTGTGACCAGCAGAACCTTATTGGCCGAGAGATGTTTGCTATTGATGGCTGCAAACTCCCAAGCAATGCCTCTAAGGAATGGAGTGGCACCAAAGCCGATTTGACCAAAAAGGTTGAAAAGATAGAGCGAGCTCTGCACAGAATGATCATCCGTCACAAGTCCATGGATCTTGAGAAGATAGAGCCGGAAGTTCGGGATCATGAAGAGAAATATAAGAAGAAACTACAAAAAAGTGCTGCCAAGATAAGGGATTGGCTGAAAGACCATGATGACCGACGTGGCAGTGGCGGCAAACCGGTTAAATCAAACATTACCGATAATGACTCTGCCAAGATGGCCACATCGAAAGGGGTAATACAGGGGTATGTCGGTGTTGCCTCAGTGGACAAGAAGCACCAAGTCATTGTTGGAGCAGAAGCCTATGGGCAGGGCAGTGAGTCCAATCTCCTTGTACCTTCGCTGAAGTCGATACAGTCTAACTTGGAACAGATAGGCGACCAAGATGTATTTGGTAAGGCCAAAGTTGTAGCGGATAGCGGTTATCATTCCGAGAAGAATCTCGAGTACCTCTATACAGAGAATATAGATGGGTATGTTGCGGATACTCGTTTCCGCAAACGAGATCCTCGCTTTGCCACAGCGGAGCGCTATAAAGATCTCCCCGCTTATCACTTTGCGACCAGGGCCGGTGGAAAGCGACTCTTTCGGCCTGAACATTTTACTTTCGCTGATGATTTGAGCCACGCTATTTGTCCGGCCGGCAAGAAACTCTACCGCAATGGCTGCAACGCCAAGGTGAAAGACTATCAGGCCTACAAGTTTAAAGGAGCTAAGCGAGACTGCCTCCCATGTCAATTGCGACGTGAGTGTTTACGAAAGCCAGAGAAAACCGAGGCCCGTCAGCTAGCTTACTTTCCGGGGAAAAAGCGTAACGGTAATGAGCGATTCACAGAGAAGATGAAACGAAAGATTGATTCAACCATTGGTCGAGCAATCTATGGCATGCGACTCGCTGTTGGTGAGCCACCCTTTGGCCATATACGGTCAACCATGAAACTTGATCGATTCAGTCTTCGAGGAAAACGAAAAGTGAATGCGCAGTGGAACCTGTTCTGCATGGTCCATAACCTGAAAAAGATCCACTCGTATGGAGCGGTAGTAGGCAGCTGA
- a CDS encoding DUF6159 family protein, whose protein sequence is MNSKSLLKTSWSVLKRDKEIFLFQIISAFCCVSILSFFILPLFNPSENLVESFLNGTLFDIPDSGETITEKIIHYSKLFLLFSSTYFISMFFNVATVQCAIMRMNKQNPTFFDGISVAFYRLPSVLCWSFLSSTIGFLLQFVEERSNWVGNLMAKFIGLTWTLASWLVLPIMVYEKVGPLTSLKRSAKIIKGTWVVALLEEFTFGLLISVLSSKAIFFPLFALLFGTYKSLIIAAFISILYLAVLWSFFSALLTIFQAALFLTVKNNEIPEVFNSGELARFQVKESST, encoded by the coding sequence TTGAACTCAAAATCTTTACTGAAAACATCTTGGAGCGTTCTAAAAAGAGATAAAGAAATATTTCTATTTCAGATAATTTCAGCATTCTGTTGTGTATCAATCCTGTCATTTTTCATTTTGCCATTGTTCAACCCCTCTGAAAATCTTGTTGAAAGCTTTTTGAACGGTACGTTGTTCGACATCCCTGATAGTGGTGAGACAATAACTGAGAAAATAATCCATTACAGTAAGTTATTCCTTTTGTTTTCAAGCACATATTTTATTAGTATGTTTTTTAATGTTGCAACGGTTCAATGTGCAATTATGAGAATGAACAAGCAAAATCCAACATTTTTTGATGGTATATCTGTGGCCTTCTATCGTTTACCATCTGTACTTTGCTGGAGTTTTTTGTCATCTACAATAGGTTTCCTATTACAGTTTGTTGAAGAGCGGTCCAATTGGGTTGGTAATCTTATGGCCAAGTTTATAGGCTTAACTTGGACATTAGCATCTTGGCTTGTTCTTCCAATAATGGTGTACGAAAAGGTTGGGCCTCTTACATCGCTGAAACGCTCAGCCAAAATAATAAAAGGCACTTGGGTGGTAGCTTTGCTAGAAGAATTCACCTTTGGATTATTGATTTCGGTACTTAGTTCAAAAGCAATATTTTTCCCTTTGTTCGCACTTTTATTCGGCACGTATAAAAGTCTGATTATTGCTGCATTTATCTCAATTTTATATTTGGCAGTTTTATGGTCTTTCTTTTCAGCACTGCTAACTATTTTTCAAGCAGCCTTATTTTTAACTGTAAAAAATAACGAAATACCTGAAGTATTTAATTCTGGTGAGCTTGCACGTTTCCAAGTAAAAGAAAGCTCGACTTAA
- a CDS encoding MauE/DoxX family redox-associated membrane protein: MSKYQRINRWVYRLSRWLLAGVMILAGVPKLANPVAFAEIIGAYGLLPDFLLLPTAIILPVMELVAAFLLVKGENAGLWITALLMIVFIAVLTYGIWLGLDIDCGCFGPEDAEHKAFSGLRVALLRDLLLCVPMTYCFWHSYRLLPNLFGERP; this comes from the coding sequence ATGTCAAAGTATCAGCGAATCAACCGCTGGGTATATAGACTGTCGCGTTGGTTGCTGGCCGGAGTAATGATTTTGGCCGGAGTACCCAAGCTGGCCAATCCTGTTGCGTTTGCAGAGATCATTGGGGCTTATGGCCTGCTTCCGGATTTTCTGCTGCTACCGACAGCTATTATACTTCCTGTTATGGAGTTGGTAGCGGCGTTTCTCCTGGTCAAGGGGGAAAATGCTGGTCTTTGGATAACAGCCCTGCTCATGATTGTGTTTATAGCTGTCCTTACATACGGTATCTGGCTCGGATTGGATATAGATTGCGGTTGTTTTGGCCCGGAAGACGCTGAGCATAAGGCCTTTTCAGGTCTTAGAGTGGCACTGCTCCGCGATCTGCTCCTTTGTGTTCCGATGACCTACTGCTTCTGGCATTCATATCGATTACTTCCTAATTTATTTGGAGAAAGACCATGA
- a CDS encoding rhodanese-like domain-containing protein, protein MKKILCALLVVVPLCFCSNAFAFGTSKFAKEVTTEASAVKLSREVQRGGYDVITTEELQKAIEADEDLLIIDTMPYEASYKKNHIPGAKQFLFPIPDMNEWDTKETDGKSIADYEALLGPDKNKKIVVYCGFVKCTRSHNGAMWAAKLGYTNVLRHPGGIFAWKGAKYDVAKVQ, encoded by the coding sequence ATGAAAAAGATTTTATGTGCACTGTTGGTAGTTGTTCCGCTGTGTTTTTGCAGTAACGCATTTGCTTTTGGTACGTCAAAGTTTGCAAAAGAGGTTACCACAGAGGCCTCAGCAGTAAAACTCTCGAGAGAGGTTCAGCGTGGAGGCTACGACGTAATTACCACTGAAGAGCTGCAAAAGGCCATTGAAGCTGATGAAGATTTGCTGATTATAGATACCATGCCGTATGAGGCCAGCTATAAAAAGAATCATATTCCTGGAGCAAAGCAGTTTCTCTTCCCGATTCCGGACATGAACGAATGGGATACTAAAGAAACAGATGGGAAATCGATTGCTGACTATGAAGCACTCCTTGGCCCTGACAAAAATAAGAAGATTGTCGTTTATTGCGGCTTCGTCAAATGCACCAGAAGTCATAATGGCGCAATGTGGGCGGCCAAACTTGGTTATACCAACGTACTTCGTCACCCGGGCGGGATTTTTGCCTGGAAAGGTGCGAAGTATGATGTAGCCAAGGTGCAGTAG